A genome region from Natronosalvus rutilus includes the following:
- a CDS encoding J domain-containing protein, which yields MAVVDQRRERCDGCGRAVALENLSTVTMPDGERLACCPTCAPHAREAARKLESIDRPRGTCDGCRSSVPRNDLEDVVLTDGTVITCCSDCLEEVPGHGEAGTSESDGLDDGTGASVNEAMETTELATRRTLCSQCHEYVDEELYHVTTIDGRTEELCSDCKALAEEKGVVSGVKMRKSEAREILRVGDDVTNQELREAFLTQIKHAHPDKKSGSESAFKLVKEAYDRLK from the coding sequence ATGGCCGTGGTCGACCAACGCCGCGAGCGGTGTGATGGGTGCGGACGTGCCGTCGCGCTCGAGAATCTGTCCACCGTGACGATGCCCGACGGGGAACGCCTGGCCTGCTGCCCGACGTGTGCGCCCCACGCCCGCGAGGCCGCCCGGAAACTCGAGTCGATCGACCGGCCGCGCGGGACGTGCGATGGCTGTCGCTCGAGCGTTCCGCGAAACGACCTCGAGGACGTCGTTTTGACCGACGGAACGGTGATCACGTGCTGCTCCGACTGTCTCGAGGAAGTTCCCGGCCACGGGGAGGCGGGGACCTCGGAGTCGGATGGGCTAGACGACGGTACCGGAGCGTCCGTCAACGAGGCGATGGAAACGACCGAACTCGCGACCCGTCGAACGCTCTGTAGCCAGTGTCACGAGTACGTCGACGAGGAACTCTACCACGTGACTACGATCGACGGCCGGACCGAGGAGCTGTGTTCGGACTGTAAGGCGCTGGCCGAGGAGAAAGGCGTGGTCAGCGGCGTCAAGATGCGCAAGTCGGAGGCACGGGAGATCCTTCGCGTCGGCGACGACGTGACGAACCAGGAGCTTCGCGAGGCCTTCCTGACCCAGATCAAACACGCCCACCCCGACAAGAAGAGCGGGAGCGAGTCGGCGTTCAAACTCGTCAAAGAGGCCTACGACCGGCTGAAGTGA
- a CDS encoding DUF3054 domain-containing protein: MGALPTVFDTDRPGQRAIALVGTVDLALITAIMMIGRRQHGLPIASEPGAALETALPFLVGWTVVALLAGAYARRAIVSTKTAAVVTTVAWLGGANVGLILRSSPFFDGNALWAFNVVITAIGLLVLGTWRIGLSVGLRNADWLE; this comes from the coding sequence ATGGGAGCGCTACCTACCGTATTCGATACCGATCGTCCCGGACAGCGAGCCATCGCGCTGGTCGGGACGGTCGACCTCGCCCTCATCACGGCGATCATGATGATCGGCCGACGCCAGCACGGCCTGCCGATCGCGAGCGAACCGGGGGCCGCCCTCGAGACCGCCCTGCCGTTTCTCGTCGGCTGGACAGTCGTCGCCCTCTTGGCTGGCGCGTACGCTCGACGTGCGATCGTGTCGACGAAGACCGCCGCCGTGGTCACGACCGTCGCGTGGCTCGGCGGGGCGAACGTCGGCCTCATTCTTCGCTCGTCGCCGTTCTTCGACGGCAACGCGCTGTGGGCGTTCAACGTCGTCATCACCGCCATCGGGCTGCTCGTGCTCGGAACCTGGCGCATTGGGCTCTCGGTGGGGCTCCGCAATGCGGACTGGCTCGAGTGA
- a CDS encoding toll/interleukin-1 receptor domain-containing protein: protein MTGEQVFVSHAPVDLDLVQELFSTVKNFPFGVHIALEEIESGRTRDRLEGRLANSDVVVAVLTEASATSNWVNQEIGYALAKGIPVLPLYDEEAFRGGFIADIEGVAIDRENLSFTIFNLLCRLRSELSPLGALSVPNWYVRFPCTVPDCGHPVTLDITQGQTKLWKLSEHGQLLEATCEVCDAAYAFDPATIGFVRRMDGLEQRDGHFSRS from the coding sequence ATGACCGGAGAACAGGTGTTCGTCTCCCACGCACCCGTTGACCTCGACCTCGTGCAGGAGCTGTTCTCGACGGTCAAGAACTTCCCGTTCGGCGTCCACATCGCCCTCGAGGAGATCGAATCCGGTCGAACGCGCGATCGACTCGAGGGCCGACTCGCCAACAGCGACGTCGTCGTCGCCGTACTCACTGAGGCGTCGGCGACCAGCAACTGGGTCAACCAGGAGATCGGCTACGCGCTCGCGAAGGGCATTCCGGTTCTCCCGCTGTACGACGAGGAGGCGTTCCGCGGCGGGTTCATCGCCGACATCGAAGGAGTCGCCATCGATCGGGAGAACCTCTCGTTCACGATCTTCAACCTGCTCTGTCGGCTTCGGAGCGAACTCTCTCCGCTCGGAGCACTGTCGGTCCCCAACTGGTACGTCCGGTTCCCGTGTACGGTTCCGGACTGCGGCCACCCCGTGACGCTTGATATCACGCAGGGCCAGACGAAACTCTGGAAACTCTCGGAACACGGCCAGTTGCTCGAGGCCACCTGCGAGGTCTGCGACGCCGCCTACGCCTTCGATCCGGCGACGATCGGGTTCGTCAGGCGCATGGACGGCCTCGAACAGCGTGACGGTCACTTCAGCCGGTCGTAG
- a CDS encoding ABC transporter ATP-binding protein, whose product MTDTDPLLSVDDLHAHIATADGTVRAVDGVSFDVQRGETVCLVGESGSGKTLTCDSITGLVSSSQVDVSGSVTFEGEELLSAGERRLRSIRGNRIAYLFQNAQNALDPVYTVGDQLVEAITFHRDVSDGTARERAIDLLQTVGLSRPAERLDAYPHEFSDGMRQRVLIAIALAAEPDLLIADEPTSALDVTIQSRIIDLIDDLRRERDLTLLLVTHDLRVVASLADRVVVMYAGNAVERGPVEAVLEQPGHPYTQSLFRSFVGQGGTNGPDRRTETVGRDGSIPKEGCCFRRECPHAVKACRGDEPPFEPVAGVEDHRAACIYHGDRKDARTVLDTAPQLDRGVTDDD is encoded by the coding sequence ATGACTGACACGGATCCACTGCTCTCCGTCGACGACCTGCACGCCCACATCGCGACCGCCGATGGCACCGTTCGGGCCGTCGACGGGGTAAGCTTCGACGTCCAGCGGGGGGAAACCGTCTGCCTCGTCGGCGAGAGCGGAAGCGGGAAGACGCTGACCTGCGATTCGATCACCGGTCTGGTCTCGAGTTCGCAGGTCGACGTCTCCGGATCGGTGACGTTCGAGGGCGAGGAGTTGCTCTCGGCCGGTGAGAGGCGGCTTCGATCGATCCGCGGCAACCGGATCGCCTACCTCTTCCAGAACGCCCAGAACGCGCTGGACCCCGTCTACACCGTCGGCGACCAGCTCGTCGAGGCGATCACGTTCCACCGGGACGTCAGCGACGGGACCGCGCGGGAGCGTGCGATTGACCTGCTGCAGACAGTCGGCCTCTCACGACCAGCGGAGCGGCTCGACGCGTATCCCCACGAATTCTCCGACGGCATGCGACAGCGCGTCCTGATCGCCATCGCCCTGGCCGCCGAACCTGACCTGCTCATCGCCGACGAGCCGACCTCCGCGCTGGACGTCACGATTCAATCGCGGATCATCGACCTGATCGACGACCTCCGACGAGAGCGAGATTTGACGCTGTTGCTCGTCACTCACGACCTCCGAGTCGTGGCCTCGCTGGCCGATCGCGTCGTCGTCATGTACGCCGGAAACGCCGTCGAGCGCGGCCCCGTCGAGGCCGTCCTCGAACAGCCGGGACACCCCTATACGCAGTCGTTGTTCCGGAGTTTCGTCGGCCAGGGTGGGACAAACGGGCCGGACCGTCGTACCGAAACCGTCGGACGCGACGGCTCAATCCCGAAGGAGGGCTGTTGCTTCCGTCGAGAGTGTCCACATGCCGTCAAGGCGTGTCGAGGCGACGAACCGCCGTTCGAGCCGGTCGCCGGCGTCGAAGACCACCGCGCGGCGTGTATCTACCACGGCGACCGAAAGGACGCGAGGACGGTCCTCGACACCGCTCCCCAACTCGACCGCGGGGTAACCGACGATGACTGA
- a CDS encoding ABC transporter ATP-binding protein, which produces MTEADPLLSVRNLEKHYPITEGLLRREVGTVRAVDGVSFDVQLGEAFGLVGESGCGKSTTALSVLRLEEPTGGDVRFDGDDVRAYDDDELRRFRRRAQLVLQDPDSALNPRRTVGESVEEPLRIHGLHGSQRRRHVVEDTLERVGLSAAAADQYPHEFSGGEKQRIAIARALVLNPDLIVADEPVSALDGRTKADVLELLGRLQREFDVAIVFISHDVDLVRRFCDRAAVMYLGEIVESGAVDKVFDEPRHPYTQLLVSSIPSLDPSAPHVGVEPLTDDLPDASDPPSGCRFHPRCPAIIPPADTTIPRDQWRGLVRFRFRLENDWTTADDVRAAVAGRESDDPATIGSVPATDDAVRSTFDLPAKLADPDLEAALTTAVESIEEGDLETARAHLAAPIETVCERESPTLETRTEGRPVACHRYDPSVPGEPETDLETTTTR; this is translated from the coding sequence ATGACTGAGGCCGATCCGTTGCTCTCGGTCAGGAACCTCGAGAAACACTACCCGATCACCGAGGGATTGCTTCGGCGCGAGGTCGGGACCGTTCGGGCCGTCGACGGCGTGAGCTTCGACGTCCAGCTCGGCGAGGCGTTCGGGCTCGTCGGCGAATCCGGCTGCGGGAAATCCACGACCGCGCTGTCGGTACTCCGCCTCGAGGAGCCGACTGGTGGCGACGTTCGGTTCGACGGCGACGACGTTCGCGCGTACGACGACGACGAACTGCGTCGCTTTCGCCGACGCGCACAACTCGTGCTCCAGGATCCGGATTCGGCGCTCAACCCGCGTCGAACGGTCGGCGAGTCCGTGGAGGAGCCCCTCCGTATCCACGGCTTACACGGCTCCCAGCGGCGTCGACACGTCGTCGAGGACACCCTCGAGCGCGTCGGACTCTCCGCCGCCGCGGCCGACCAGTACCCACACGAGTTCTCCGGCGGGGAGAAACAGCGCATCGCCATCGCCCGCGCGCTGGTGTTGAACCCGGACCTGATCGTCGCCGACGAACCGGTGAGCGCGCTCGACGGTCGAACCAAGGCCGACGTCCTCGAGTTGCTGGGGCGTCTCCAGCGGGAGTTCGATGTCGCGATCGTCTTCATCAGTCACGACGTCGATCTCGTGCGTCGGTTCTGCGACCGCGCGGCGGTAATGTACCTCGGCGAAATCGTCGAGTCCGGGGCGGTCGACAAGGTCTTCGACGAGCCTCGCCACCCGTACACGCAACTGCTCGTGTCGTCGATTCCCAGCCTCGATCCGAGCGCGCCCCACGTCGGCGTCGAACCCCTGACCGACGACCTCCCCGACGCGTCGGACCCGCCGTCCGGGTGTCGGTTCCATCCTCGGTGTCCGGCGATCATCCCGCCTGCCGACACAACGATCCCTCGCGACCAGTGGCGTGGGCTCGTGCGGTTCCGCTTTCGCCTCGAGAACGACTGGACGACCGCGGACGACGTGCGGGCCGCCGTCGCCGGGCGCGAGTCGGACGACCCCGCAACCATCGGGTCCGTCCCCGCCACCGACGACGCCGTTCGATCGACGTTCGATCTGCCCGCTAAACTCGCGGATCCGGATCTCGAGGCGGCGCTCACGACGGCCGTCGAATCCATCGAGGAGGGCGACCTCGAAACGGCTCGAGCCCACCTCGCCGCGCCGATAGAGACCGTCTGCGAACGCGAGTCGCCGACGCTCGAGACCCGCACAGAGGGCCGACCGGTCGCCTGCCACCGGTACGATCCGTCGGTTCCCGGCGAGCCCGAGACGGACCTCGAGACGACGACCACTCGGTAA
- a CDS encoding DUF7289 family protein: MIDRADRGLTPVLALTIIIGMVAVASIGIVLVGTGALTTSSDQLEDERVEQSFVNLGSELNTVAASSDDTRSVALGLADANGGVSLVESGHITVTASGLEDPIIDEPMRAIEYRDGETVVAYEGGGVFHGTGAQARLISAPQAEYRQDAFRLPITRLEGVESVSNDRVRLSKVQSDRPSRDIPSVAGRFVTITIESPYYAGWAAHYERQVGDQYVTVDHANQTVAVLLGQPDPDGSYDGAVTAVGDVLDNGGNPSVNGSISATGNVNITCEAPANCTGGEDVDLRPLDDDIAYLFETSAGDAQSIDGSTLENGTYYADELLRDDDLEIDLSEGDVTVLVDGNIGLDNTKIEVVDGAGTDHVARMYTTGDVAMGGGSGGVTVESDDPQRFQLYGTSEMKFAIGQGTFTGTIYAPRDEPAEGTNELVGEYLTNADCSPDADWADVCIGTGSVDFTGSIISGPMSIAQNAKLTYDPSLSTVEPTIAIPPEHLPPKLDHLTVVVHEVAVESE, encoded by the coding sequence ATGATCGACCGCGCCGACCGAGGGCTAACGCCGGTACTCGCCCTGACGATTATCATCGGCATGGTCGCCGTTGCCAGCATCGGCATCGTCCTCGTGGGAACCGGAGCCCTCACGACGTCGTCCGACCAGCTCGAGGACGAACGCGTCGAACAGTCGTTCGTCAACCTCGGCTCGGAACTGAACACGGTCGCCGCCTCGAGCGACGACACGCGGTCGGTGGCGCTCGGCCTGGCAGACGCCAATGGCGGCGTCTCGCTCGTGGAATCGGGCCACATTACGGTGACCGCGTCCGGACTCGAGGACCCCATTATCGACGAACCGATGCGGGCGATCGAGTATCGCGACGGCGAGACGGTCGTCGCCTACGAGGGCGGTGGCGTCTTCCACGGCACGGGCGCCCAGGCGAGACTCATCTCCGCACCACAGGCCGAGTACCGCCAGGACGCCTTCCGGCTGCCAATTACGCGACTAGAGGGCGTCGAATCGGTGTCGAACGATCGGGTTCGCCTCTCGAAAGTGCAGAGCGATCGGCCGAGCCGCGACATTCCGAGCGTCGCCGGCCGGTTCGTCACGATCACGATCGAAAGTCCGTACTACGCCGGCTGGGCGGCTCACTACGAACGACAGGTCGGCGACCAGTACGTGACGGTCGATCACGCGAACCAGACCGTCGCCGTCCTCCTCGGACAACCCGATCCCGACGGGTCCTACGACGGAGCAGTCACCGCCGTCGGGGACGTGCTCGATAACGGCGGGAACCCCTCCGTGAACGGCTCGATCTCGGCGACAGGAAACGTCAATATCACTTGCGAGGCGCCTGCTAACTGTACGGGCGGCGAAGATGTGGACCTTCGGCCGCTCGATGACGACATTGCGTACCTGTTCGAGACGTCGGCCGGCGACGCCCAGTCGATCGACGGATCGACCCTCGAGAACGGGACCTACTACGCGGACGAGTTGCTTCGAGACGACGACCTCGAGATCGATCTGAGCGAGGGGGACGTGACGGTCCTCGTCGACGGGAACATCGGACTCGACAACACGAAGATCGAGGTCGTCGACGGTGCAGGAACGGATCACGTCGCGAGAATGTACACGACCGGTGACGTGGCCATGGGGGGCGGTAGCGGCGGCGTCACCGTCGAATCCGACGATCCTCAGCGCTTCCAGCTCTACGGAACCTCCGAGATGAAGTTCGCGATCGGCCAGGGGACCTTCACGGGAACCATCTACGCACCACGGGACGAACCGGCCGAGGGGACGAACGAACTCGTCGGCGAGTACCTGACCAACGCCGACTGCTCGCCCGACGCCGACTGGGCCGACGTCTGCATCGGAACGGGGAGCGTCGACTTCACGGGATCGATCATCTCGGGCCCGATGTCGATCGCCCAGAACGCGAAGTTGACGTACGACCCGTCGCTTTCGACCGTCGAGCCGACGATCGCGATCCCACCGGAGCACTTGCCTCCGAAACTGGACCACCTGACGGTCGTCGTCCACGAGGTCGCCGTCGAGAGCGAGTGA
- a CDS encoding ABC transporter permease, whose protein sequence is MTESGSNGPSRDEPPGQADVAALERIDWDRVDSSTRRFSTERIALVIGVLAVGLAYLYYRSKDSIFLVARWHVGPEDWLLLLALAVVVAYGVVPMLLDPSRGRRLLARLRRRWATVASLVVLGAVVLTAFYAMITGFQPRLTLDSGTVGTDKLQPPVGFSGSYLETRQDCVGTVTGDTIYEQQCHGTWEYVLGTDRWGYEMVDLLVVGARPVAYAVFVTVGIIVPLATVVGLVAGYYGGSVDDLLMSYVDVQLSIPAIVIYMIAYLFIGDSFFVLLAAFGLLSWGGIARIVRSETLQRREEGYILAARVLGASRPYVLRRHMLPNITNSVIPAAFHLMAVLVLTEAALAFLGFHATFQSWGMTMGEGLFRAAPLDAWWVSTFPAIALGLTVAAFKVAGDGLRDALDPRGAHD, encoded by the coding sequence ATGACGGAATCGGGATCGAACGGCCCCTCCAGGGACGAGCCACCGGGGCAGGCGGACGTCGCGGCACTCGAGCGGATCGACTGGGATCGGGTCGACTCGTCGACGCGGCGGTTTTCGACCGAACGGATCGCGCTCGTGATCGGCGTACTCGCGGTTGGACTGGCGTACCTCTACTACCGGTCGAAGGACAGCATCTTTCTCGTCGCTCGATGGCACGTTGGTCCCGAGGACTGGCTGCTGTTGCTCGCGCTGGCCGTGGTCGTCGCTTACGGCGTCGTCCCGATGCTCCTCGACCCGTCGCGCGGCCGCCGACTCCTCGCTCGGCTTCGGCGACGGTGGGCGACAGTCGCCAGCCTCGTGGTTCTCGGCGCCGTCGTCCTCACGGCGTTCTACGCGATGATCACGGGGTTCCAGCCCCGGTTGACGCTCGACTCGGGGACGGTCGGAACCGACAAACTCCAGCCGCCAGTCGGCTTCAGCGGCTCCTACCTGGAAACGAGGCAGGACTGCGTGGGCACGGTTACTGGTGACACGATCTACGAACAGCAGTGTCACGGGACCTGGGAGTACGTGCTCGGAACCGACCGCTGGGGGTACGAGATGGTCGACCTCCTCGTGGTCGGCGCTCGACCCGTTGCCTACGCCGTGTTCGTCACCGTCGGCATCATCGTCCCGCTGGCGACGGTCGTCGGGCTCGTCGCGGGGTACTACGGCGGCTCCGTCGACGACCTCCTGATGAGCTACGTCGACGTCCAGCTCAGTATCCCGGCGATCGTCATCTACATGATCGCGTACCTGTTCATCGGGGACTCGTTTTTCGTTCTGCTCGCCGCGTTCGGCCTGCTCTCGTGGGGCGGGATCGCCCGCATCGTCCGGAGCGAGACGCTGCAACGCCGCGAAGAAGGGTACATCCTCGCTGCCAGAGTGCTCGGGGCCTCGAGGCCGTACGTCTTGCGTCGACACATGCTACCGAACATCACCAACAGCGTGATCCCGGCGGCGTTCCACCTGATGGCCGTGCTCGTCCTGACCGAGGCCGCGCTTGCCTTCCTCGGGTTCCACGCCACGTTCCAGTCGTGGGGCATGACGATGGGCGAGGGACTGTTCAGGGCGGCCCCGCTCGATGCCTGGTGGGTCTCGACGTTCCCCGCTATCGCCCTGGGACTGACCGTCGCGGCGTTCAAGGTGGCCGGCGACGGACTACGAGACGCGCTCGATCCACGGGGGGCCCATGACTGA
- the tpiA gene encoding triose-phosphate isomerase translates to MFVLINLKTYPCDPVAVAEAARDVDETTDARIAVAPQATHLERVAETGVETWAQHVDPIDYGSNTGHTLAEAAADAGAVGTLINHSERRLKLADVDGAIRAAERAGLETVVCANNPAQIGAAAALAPDAVAVEPPELIGTGTPVSQADPDVVEDAVDAAARVDEDVTVLCGAGISTGEDVVAAADLGSSGVLLASGVAKADDPAAALADLVEPL, encoded by the coding sequence ATGTTCGTTCTGATCAACCTCAAGACGTATCCGTGTGACCCCGTGGCCGTCGCCGAAGCCGCGCGCGACGTCGACGAGACGACCGACGCTCGCATCGCCGTCGCCCCGCAGGCGACCCACCTTGAGCGAGTCGCCGAGACGGGCGTCGAAACCTGGGCCCAGCACGTCGATCCGATCGACTACGGGAGCAACACTGGGCACACGCTCGCGGAGGCGGCCGCGGATGCGGGCGCAGTGGGCACGTTGATCAACCACTCCGAGCGCCGCCTGAAACTCGCCGACGTCGACGGCGCGATCCGGGCGGCCGAACGTGCCGGCCTCGAGACCGTCGTCTGTGCGAACAACCCGGCCCAGATCGGGGCGGCCGCGGCGCTCGCTCCTGACGCCGTCGCCGTCGAACCGCCGGAACTGATCGGCACCGGGACGCCGGTCAGCCAGGCCGATCCGGACGTAGTTGAGGACGCTGTCGACGCCGCCGCTCGGGTCGACGAGGACGTCACCGTGCTCTGTGGCGCGGGGATCAGTACCGGCGAGGACGTCGTCGCCGCCGCCGACCTCGGCTCGAGCGGCGTCTTGCTTGCCAGCGGCGTCGCCAAGGCCGATGACCCTGCGGCGGCGCTCGCTGACCTGGTCGAACCCCTGTGA
- the dnaJ gene encoding molecular chaperone DnaJ, with translation MSEDFYDVLGVSQDASAEEIKKAYRKKATEYHPDVSDDPDAEEKFKKIQKAKKVLTDEDKRQAYDRMGHDQFEQAEKHGFDAGGGGPGGMGGDPFGGMGGMGGMGGGLGDIFEQVFGGGSRGRGRNRPRKGRDLRTGLEIDLEQAFEGVKKQFTVERPEACETCDGEGHPPEAEASTCPECQGRGQVTQVQQTPLGRVQQTTTCPRCEGEGTLYSETCDDCRGEGYVRNEASLSVEIPAGIDDGQTLRMESEGAPSPNGGPHGDLLIDISIADHPEFEREGDDLHYQLPISFPQATFGDSVQVPTLEGSVEFEVPKGTQSGETFRLEGKGMPRLRRYGQGDLYVRVQVVTPESLNDEQREALEAFAEAGGEEIEVSEGFFEKIKRSF, from the coding sequence ATGAGCGAGGACTTCTACGACGTGCTCGGCGTGAGCCAGGACGCTTCCGCCGAGGAGATCAAAAAGGCGTACCGGAAGAAGGCCACGGAGTACCATCCGGACGTCAGCGACGATCCGGACGCCGAAGAGAAGTTCAAGAAGATCCAGAAGGCGAAGAAGGTGCTCACCGACGAGGACAAGCGCCAGGCCTACGACCGGATGGGCCACGATCAATTCGAACAGGCCGAGAAACACGGCTTCGATGCCGGCGGTGGCGGTCCGGGTGGGATGGGCGGCGATCCGTTCGGCGGCATGGGCGGTATGGGTGGCATGGGCGGCGGCCTCGGCGACATCTTCGAGCAGGTCTTCGGCGGTGGTAGTCGCGGCCGCGGTCGCAACCGGCCCCGCAAGGGTCGAGACCTCCGAACGGGCCTCGAGATCGACCTCGAGCAGGCGTTCGAGGGCGTCAAAAAGCAGTTCACGGTCGAGCGCCCGGAGGCGTGTGAGACCTGCGACGGCGAGGGCCATCCGCCCGAAGCCGAGGCGTCGACCTGTCCGGAGTGTCAGGGTCGCGGCCAGGTGACCCAGGTCCAGCAGACGCCGCTCGGTCGGGTCCAGCAGACGACGACCTGTCCTCGGTGTGAGGGCGAGGGGACGCTGTACTCCGAAACCTGCGACGACTGTCGCGGGGAGGGGTACGTTCGTAACGAGGCCTCGCTGTCCGTCGAAATTCCAGCGGGCATCGACGACGGCCAGACCCTCCGGATGGAGAGCGAGGGCGCCCCGAGTCCGAACGGTGGGCCCCACGGCGACCTGCTGATCGACATCTCGATCGCCGATCACCCCGAGTTCGAACGCGAGGGTGACGACCTCCACTACCAGCTCCCAATCTCGTTCCCGCAGGCCACCTTCGGCGACAGCGTACAGGTGCCGACGCTCGAGGGCTCGGTCGAGTTCGAGGTCCCGAAGGGAACCCAGAGCGGGGAAACGTTCCGCCTCGAGGGCAAGGGGATGCCGCGGCTCCGGCGCTACGGCCAGGGGGACCTCTACGTGCGCGTGCAGGTCGTCACACCCGAGTCGCTCAACGACGAGCAACGGGAGGCGCTCGAGGCGTTCGCCGAGGCCGGCGGCGAGGAAATTGAGGTCAGCGAGGGCTTCTTCGAGAAGATCAAGCGGAGTTTCTAA
- a CDS encoding ornithine cyclodeaminase family protein, translating into MTDVLFLTSEETAGLASPADYVTAVRDGYRQRGAGAPAEPRTKLFHADPGGLLTTYSAVLPETGAMGGYMYSAGFGSGDAWFVTPLFDADSGEPVALLDGAHMNPFKTGAAGAVAVDELARQDATTLAVIGTGPQARGQLHATATVRDFETVRVFSPTTSNREAFAAEFDDELAASVTAVDSSAAAVEGADVVITATTASDPVFDGSLLEPGTHVTAMGQYHPKKRELDVETIERATYVPDLRDRATYDAGSFLAALEAGAIAEDHVHAELGEVVAGEAPGRTSDDEITVFDSGGTGIETVAAAAMLYERAVEEGLGSTISFAPASEALTGRRS; encoded by the coding sequence ATGACCGACGTCCTGTTTCTCACCAGCGAAGAGACGGCAGGCCTCGCCTCGCCCGCAGACTACGTTACTGCCGTTCGAGACGGCTACCGTCAGCGCGGCGCCGGCGCGCCCGCCGAGCCCAGAACCAAACTCTTTCACGCCGACCCGGGCGGACTCCTAACGACCTACTCCGCCGTACTCCCGGAAACCGGCGCGATGGGAGGCTACATGTACAGCGCCGGGTTCGGATCGGGCGACGCCTGGTTCGTCACGCCACTGTTCGACGCCGACAGCGGCGAACCGGTCGCCCTGCTCGACGGCGCCCACATGAACCCCTTCAAGACCGGCGCCGCCGGAGCGGTCGCCGTCGACGAACTCGCTCGCCAGGATGCCACCACGCTCGCCGTGATCGGCACCGGCCCGCAGGCGCGCGGACAGCTCCACGCGACGGCGACCGTTCGCGATTTCGAGACTGTTCGCGTCTTCTCGCCGACGACGTCCAATCGGGAGGCGTTCGCCGCCGAGTTCGACGACGAACTCGCCGCCAGCGTCACGGCCGTCGACTCGAGCGCCGCCGCCGTCGAGGGTGCCGACGTCGTGATCACCGCGACGACGGCGAGCGATCCCGTCTTCGATGGGTCACTCCTCGAGCCCGGAACCCACGTCACGGCGATGGGGCAGTATCACCCGAAGAAGCGCGAACTCGACGTGGAGACGATCGAACGGGCCACCTACGTTCCCGACCTCCGGGACCGGGCGACCTACGATGCGGGGTCGTTTCTCGCGGCGCTCGAGGCCGGCGCGATAGCCGAAGATCACGTTCACGCCGAACTGGGCGAGGTCGTGGCTGGCGAGGCACCTGGACGAACGAGCGACGACGAGATCACGGTGTTCGACAGCGGCGGGACCGGGATCGAAACTGTCGCGGCCGCGGCGATGCTGTACGAACGGGCCGTGGAGGAGGGACTCGGCTCGACCATTTCGTTCGCACCCGCGAGCGAGGCGCTGACGGGGCGGCGTTCCTGA